One region of Streptomyces sp. NBC_00442 genomic DNA includes:
- a CDS encoding aminoglycoside N(3)-acetyltransferase has product MHHPTVAPLDRAHLSAQFGRLGVRAGSALIVHASLSAVGRVEGGAAAVVGALLDCLTPTGTLVVPAFTPEVTDPCPLDPAPTSDDVAAARDATPLFHDALPTSMGAVPSAVLAHPGRIRGAHPQASVAAVGPAAHEITRRQPLAYALGAGSPFDVLHDLDADILLLGVGHNRNSFLHYAESRVPHHRRKLRRFPYVVGDQRVWVEARDVGDDNSTHFPRVGEEFAATGQVRAHTVGQAPCLLMSSRALTEFATRRLAELLAAGQN; this is encoded by the coding sequence GTGCACCATCCGACCGTCGCCCCGCTCGACCGGGCCCACCTGTCGGCGCAATTCGGCCGCCTGGGCGTCCGGGCGGGCTCGGCTCTGATCGTGCACGCCTCGCTGTCCGCTGTCGGGCGCGTCGAGGGCGGGGCGGCGGCCGTGGTCGGCGCGCTCCTGGACTGCCTCACTCCCACCGGCACCCTGGTCGTGCCGGCCTTCACGCCCGAGGTCACCGACCCTTGTCCGCTGGACCCGGCGCCGACCAGTGACGACGTGGCGGCGGCACGCGATGCGACGCCTCTCTTCCACGACGCCCTGCCGACGTCGATGGGGGCCGTCCCCTCCGCCGTCCTCGCCCATCCCGGGCGGATCCGTGGCGCCCATCCCCAGGCATCGGTCGCCGCCGTCGGGCCCGCCGCCCACGAGATCACCCGGCGTCAGCCACTCGCGTACGCCCTCGGCGCGGGCTCGCCCTTCGACGTTCTGCACGACCTGGACGCCGACATCCTCCTGCTCGGCGTGGGGCACAACCGCAACTCCTTTCTCCACTACGCCGAGTCCCGGGTGCCCCACCACCGCCGCAAGCTGCGCCGCTTCCCCTACGTCGTCGGTGACCAGCGCGTGTGGGTAGAGGCGCGTGATGTCGGCGACGACAACAGCACCCATTTCCCGCGCGTCGGCGAGGAGTTCGCCGCCACCGGCCAGGTCCGCGCACACACGGTCGGCCAGGCGCCCTGCCTGCTCATGAGCAGCCGCGCGCTCACCGAATTCGCCACGCGACGCCTGGCCGAACTCCTGGCCGCCGGACAGAACTGA
- a CDS encoding TetR/AcrR family transcriptional regulator — protein MGGEMGLRELKRQRTYESVSDTAVALFLERGFDGVSVAEVAAAAGISKPTLFRYFPAKEDLVLYRFADHQDEAARVVAQGRTDGLAPLPALHAHFRHGLRSHDPVTGLSDNPHVLAYHGLLYGTPSLVARLYGYQDRSEQALSAELGDGLDARIAAGQIIAVQRILALDNWRRIAAGESAAALYAQAVEAADRGFEQLGEGLGGRYGEKSR, from the coding sequence ATGGGTGGCGAGATGGGTTTGCGGGAGCTCAAGAGGCAGCGGACGTACGAGTCGGTGTCGGACACGGCCGTCGCGCTGTTCCTCGAGCGGGGCTTCGACGGGGTGTCGGTCGCCGAGGTGGCGGCGGCGGCCGGGATCTCCAAGCCGACCCTGTTCCGCTACTTCCCCGCCAAGGAGGACCTGGTCCTGTACCGGTTCGCCGATCATCAGGACGAAGCGGCACGCGTCGTGGCCCAGGGCCGCACCGACGGACTCGCGCCCCTGCCCGCCCTGCACGCCCACTTCCGCCATGGTCTGCGAAGCCATGATCCGGTGACTGGCTTGAGCGACAACCCACATGTGCTCGCCTACCACGGGCTGTTGTACGGCACCCCGAGCCTGGTGGCCCGGCTGTACGGCTACCAGGACAGGTCCGAGCAGGCCCTCTCCGCCGAACTCGGTGACGGGCTCGACGCCCGGATCGCGGCCGGCCAGATCATCGCGGTCCAGCGCATTCTCGCCCTGGACAACTGGCGCCGGATCGCGGCGGGGGAGAGCGCGGCGGCGCTCTACGCGCAGGCGGTCGAGGCGGCAGACCGTGGGTTCGAGCAGCTGGGGGAGGGGCTGGGCGGCAGGTACGGCGAGAAGTCCCGCTGA
- a CDS encoding toxin Doc, with translation MALYIDVPWLLDVQEQAVPEDVSVADYSALVAAVARHRTRIPRPSTADPEPAWRAAALLHTLVRLQPLPHRNSLYACQVTAAYMYASGEGIDPPYGAMVDLVRDIQAGKVSVYQAAERIHAWRI, from the coding sequence ATGGCCCTCTACATCGATGTCCCGTGGCTCCTTGACGTGCAGGAGCAGGCCGTCCCCGAGGACGTGAGCGTCGCCGACTACTCCGCGCTCGTCGCGGCCGTGGCCCGCCACAGGACCCGCATCCCCCGCCCTTCCACCGCCGACCCCGAACCCGCGTGGCGGGCCGCCGCCCTCCTGCACACGCTGGTACGGCTGCAGCCCCTGCCCCACCGGAACAGCCTGTACGCCTGCCAGGTCACGGCCGCGTACATGTACGCCTCCGGCGAGGGCATCGACCCGCCGTACGGTGCCATGGTCGACCTCGTACGCGACATTCAGGCCGGCAAGGTCAGCGTGTACCAGGCGGCCGAACGGATCCACGCCTGGCGCATCTGA
- a CDS encoding HelD family protein — MTSHDQDPDRIPARDLARDLAQDPARDPARDPARELGRERAYHDACRAALAAMTEGAGQCVVIGENAFASGADAEVLGYQLRSWAKELREMPEGPLFFGRLDFGASPSAAGDHAGQSYHIGRRRIGEHPSAPPLVVDWRAPVSRRFYQASARDPQGVAVRRRFGWAQGSTGVAEELTGLEDEPLAAPGTPAAATTTGTAPTGTAPTGTILAGEIERPRVGPMRDIAATIQPDQDDLVRAELARSFCVQGAPGTGKTAVGLHRAAYLLYTYPQRIQRRGLLVLGPNRTFLAYVCEVLPALGENDIRQSTVDEEIVRETRGREVRAVDEPAAALVKHDARMADVVRRALYGHIVEPLNSLALREGSYTWRVARSELASIVREVRAEAPPYATGRERVRSRAVRAMQLQAEQRTGPLNSTWLQKITRARPVTEYVDAVWPRVKPEEVVAALFTDPDALAAAADGILDPAEQKTLLWAKPPRSWKSAKWSEADLVLLDEVSGLIEHPPGYGHIVEDEAQDLSPMQCRAIARRAVFGSLTVLGDLAQGTTPWAARDWRTQLGHLGKPEAAVVPLTTGFRVPAAIVELANRLLPALDVDVPSGRSLRGDGRLSRREVTSPRGLADAVVEAVRAALGREGSVGVIAADGAVRELEAALTTAGLSASAGGRLALLPASLAKGLEYDHVVAVEPAEIAASEDRGLHRLYVVLTRAVSGLEIVHCRPLPRQLREPERA; from the coding sequence ATGACGTCACATGACCAGGATCCGGACCGGATTCCGGCTCGGGATCTGGCTCGGGATCTGGCTCAGGATCCGGCTCGGGATCCGGCTCGGGATCCGGCTCGGGAACTGGGCCGGGAGCGCGCCTATCACGACGCCTGTCGAGCCGCCCTCGCCGCCATGACCGAGGGTGCCGGGCAGTGCGTGGTCATCGGCGAGAACGCCTTCGCCTCCGGTGCCGACGCGGAAGTCCTCGGGTATCAACTCCGTAGCTGGGCGAAGGAGTTGAGGGAGATGCCGGAAGGGCCGCTGTTCTTCGGCCGCCTCGACTTCGGCGCATCGCCGTCCGCGGCAGGCGATCACGCCGGCCAGAGCTACCACATCGGCCGCCGCCGCATCGGCGAACACCCCTCCGCCCCGCCCCTGGTCGTCGACTGGCGCGCCCCGGTCTCGCGCCGCTTCTATCAGGCGAGCGCCCGCGACCCGCAGGGCGTCGCAGTCCGTCGCCGCTTCGGCTGGGCGCAGGGCAGTACGGGTGTCGCCGAAGAACTGACGGGCTTGGAGGACGAGCCTCTGGCGGCGCCGGGCACACCGGCCGCCGCGACGACCACCGGCACTGCCCCCACCGGCACGGCCCCCACCGGCACGATTCTCGCCGGGGAGATCGAGCGTCCCCGCGTCGGCCCCATGCGGGACATCGCGGCGACCATCCAGCCCGACCAGGACGATCTCGTGCGGGCCGAACTCGCCCGGTCCTTCTGTGTGCAGGGTGCGCCCGGCACCGGCAAGACCGCCGTAGGGCTGCACCGAGCGGCGTACCTCCTCTACACCTATCCGCAGCGCATCCAGCGCCGCGGCCTTCTGGTGCTCGGCCCCAACCGCACTTTCCTCGCCTACGTCTGCGAAGTGCTTCCCGCGCTCGGCGAGAACGACATCCGTCAGTCGACCGTGGACGAGGAGATCGTGCGCGAGACCCGCGGCCGTGAGGTTCGTGCCGTCGACGAACCGGCGGCGGCGCTCGTCAAGCACGACGCGCGCATGGCCGACGTGGTCCGGCGCGCGCTGTACGGCCACATCGTCGAACCCCTCAACTCCCTGGCGCTGCGCGAGGGTTCGTACACCTGGAGGGTGGCGCGGAGCGAACTCGCGTCCATCGTCCGGGAGGTACGGGCCGAGGCGCCGCCGTACGCCACCGGGCGGGAGCGGGTGCGCAGCCGGGCGGTCAGGGCGATGCAGCTCCAGGCCGAGCAGCGGACCGGACCCCTGAACAGCACCTGGCTCCAGAAGATCACCCGGGCGCGCCCGGTGACGGAGTACGTCGATGCCGTGTGGCCGAGGGTGAAGCCGGAGGAGGTCGTCGCCGCGTTGTTCACGGACCCCGACGCGCTGGCCGCGGCCGCCGACGGCATCCTGGACCCGGCCGAACAGAAGACGCTGCTGTGGGCGAAGCCGCCCCGGTCGTGGAAGTCCGCGAAATGGTCGGAGGCCGACCTGGTGCTCCTCGACGAGGTGTCCGGTCTCATCGAGCACCCGCCGGGGTACGGGCACATCGTCGAGGACGAGGCGCAGGACCTGTCCCCGATGCAGTGCCGCGCGATCGCACGGCGGGCCGTGTTCGGCTCGCTGACGGTGCTCGGCGACCTGGCTCAGGGCACCACGCCGTGGGCGGCCCGCGACTGGCGCACCCAACTGGGCCACCTCGGCAAACCGGAGGCCGCGGTGGTGCCGTTGACCACCGGGTTCCGTGTGCCGGCCGCGATCGTGGAGCTGGCAAACCGGCTGCTTCCCGCGCTCGACGTGGACGTACCGAGCGGGCGGTCCCTGCGCGGGGACGGCCGGCTGAGCCGTCGCGAGGTCACGTCCCCGCGGGGTCTGGCCGATGCGGTGGTCGAAGCGGTGCGGGCGGCCCTGGGCCGCGAGGGGTCGGTGGGCGTGATCGCCGCCGACGGCGCCGTACGCGAACTGGAAGCGGCCCTCACGACGGCGGGCCTTTCCGCGAGCGCCGGGGGACGCCTCGCGCTGCTGCCCGCGTCGCTGGCCAAGGGCCTCGAATACGACCACGTCGTGGCCGTGGAACCGGCCGAGATCGCGGCGTCGGAGGACCGCGGACTGCACCGCTTGTACGTGGTCCTGACGCGGGCGGTGTCGGGGTTGGAGATCGTCCACTGCCGGCCGTTGCCCCGGCAGCTGAGGGAACCGGAACGCGCCTGA